The following proteins come from a genomic window of Aquimarina sp. MAR_2010_214:
- a CDS encoding tyrosine-type recombinase/integrase → MKKSKLQNAGYRTLLTNFSEWLDILGYSDAMQKNYPAQLCEFFYWLEQNDITHIDYIQDHHIRNYYNHLKQRPNKTRGGGLSNIYLNNHLQSLHKFREYLKKHNAKPFNLPIKREKETIAEKLNIVSQEEIKDLFMATNYSNPLPRFRARQKAVLVCLYSCGMRRNEVLNIEISDILFDKERIYVRKGKNYKERFIPINLYNLQILEDYVYDTRMNFKKSSESNYVFITEHSIKMSGATLENDLKQIIKATEDRILLERNITPHALRHSIATHFLQAGMKIEDIQQFLGHSSLESTQIYTHILKEN, encoded by the coding sequence ATGAAAAAAAGTAAGCTACAAAATGCTGGCTATAGAACTCTATTGACCAATTTTAGCGAATGGTTGGACATATTGGGTTATAGTGATGCGATGCAAAAGAACTATCCTGCACAACTCTGTGAGTTCTTCTACTGGTTAGAACAAAACGATATTACTCATATTGATTATATACAAGATCATCATATCAGGAATTACTACAACCATTTAAAACAACGACCCAATAAGACAAGAGGTGGCGGACTAAGCAATATCTATCTTAATAATCACCTGCAATCCTTACACAAGTTTAGGGAATACTTAAAAAAGCACAATGCAAAACCCTTTAATCTACCCATCAAAAGGGAAAAGGAAACTATAGCAGAAAAGCTAAATATAGTATCGCAAGAAGAAATCAAAGACTTGTTTATGGCAACGAATTACAGCAATCCATTACCAAGATTTAGGGCAAGACAAAAAGCAGTATTAGTCTGTTTGTACAGTTGTGGTATGCGAAGAAATGAAGTGTTGAACATAGAAATATCAGATATCCTTTTTGATAAAGAACGAATCTACGTCAGAAAAGGTAAAAACTATAAAGAACGCTTTATACCCATCAATTTATACAACCTACAAATACTAGAAGATTATGTGTACGATACACGGATGAACTTTAAAAAGTCAAGTGAGAGCAACTATGTTTTTATTACCGAACATAGTATCAAAATGAGTGGAGCTACTTTAGAAAACGATTTAAAACAGATTATAAAAGCTACAGAAGATAGGATACTACTCGAAAGAAATATTACGCCACACGCCTTACGTCACAGTATTGCTACCCACTTTTTACAAGCAGGCATGAAGATCGAGGATATACAACAGTTTTTAGGACATAGCAGTCTGGAATCAACACAAATCTATACACATATTTTAAAAGAAAACTAA
- a CDS encoding site-specific integrase, with amino-acid sequence MEYREYLHQENYSKTTIVHYLKRITEFTGWLKKRRVTASEIDYKTCMKYIKYLQQKKIKPQTINNHLVTIRNYFDYLIERAERSENPLEDVSVKGTVKKMLHNLLEPDELEDLYYSYETEKFNRNANGFAKYAAKRNKIIVGLIVYQGLNATHLKSLNLEDVQLKKGKIYVPATRRSNAREIELKPWQIIDFIEYLDQIRPQIAKNNDLHNQELLIPQKCFNDMLRIGILKRLKKINHKVINVNQLRASVICNWLGQYNIRKVQYLAGHKHIGSTESYKQNNLESLHEAINQFHPIH; translated from the coding sequence ATGGAATATCGAGAGTATTTACACCAAGAAAATTATAGTAAGACCACAATAGTACATTATCTAAAACGTATTACAGAATTTACGGGATGGCTTAAAAAGCGAAGGGTTACAGCAAGCGAGATCGATTATAAAACCTGTATGAAATACATCAAATACCTACAACAAAAAAAGATCAAACCCCAAACAATCAATAATCACCTGGTAACGATTAGAAATTACTTTGATTACCTGATAGAGCGAGCAGAGCGAAGCGAAAACCCATTAGAAGATGTATCTGTAAAAGGTACTGTAAAAAAGATGTTGCACAATCTTTTAGAGCCAGACGAACTAGAAGATCTATACTACAGTTATGAAACCGAGAAGTTTAACAGGAACGCTAACGGCTTTGCTAAATATGCAGCAAAACGTAATAAAATTATTGTTGGGCTAATCGTATATCAAGGTTTAAATGCTACCCATCTAAAAAGCCTAAACTTAGAAGATGTACAATTAAAAAAAGGTAAAATCTATGTTCCTGCAACCCGTAGGAGCAATGCCAGAGAAATAGAATTAAAACCTTGGCAAATCATTGATTTTATCGAATATCTAGACCAAATCCGACCACAAATAGCCAAAAACAACGATCTGCACAATCAAGAATTATTAATCCCACAAAAGTGCTTTAATGATATGCTACGAATAGGAATCTTAAAAAGATTAAAAAAGATCAATCATAAAGTCATTAATGTAAATCAATTACGAGCCTCTGTAATCTGTAATTGGTTAGGCCAATACAATATCCGTAAAGTTCAATATCTGGCAGGACATAAACACATCGGTTCTACAGAATCCTATAAACAAAACAATCTGGAAAGCTTGCACGAAGCAATCAACCAGTTCCATCCAATACATTAA
- a CDS encoding RHS repeat-associated core domain-containing protein, translating into MGVNGDHLGNIRLSYKDRDNDGKIDVVRNNIDIDGDNDNLHEIIQIQDYYPFGLEIEYGADHPNSLITGSNEHPYKFQGVELNEDLGLNLYEMDFRQYDPAIGRFTSTDPLAEERNWLTPYNFVQNNPILRIDPSGLLDDYGIDQQGNISLLQKTDDNTDTLYATTTNENGETVKDESKGSVTVGKESDGSSIVSDLANNMTTEQYDDYGITKERSVSIAVTDEKNKNDVFKVFKFAADNSNVEWSVGKINYQGLGTNYQIGTYHERHLSPGIRNSKIGSPLGLLHSHPNQLTNSERNESLGGDTSVSTNFLRRYGANKPYLIYFPSTQNTTRLLLPREDFLIGSTVRKRNNQKIKF; encoded by the coding sequence TTGGGCGTAAATGGTGACCATTTAGGGAACATAAGACTATCCTACAAAGACCGCGACAATGATGGCAAAATTGATGTTGTGCGAAATAACATAGATATTGATGGAGATAATGACAACCTTCACGAAATTATCCAAATACAGGATTACTATCCTTTTGGATTAGAAATAGAATATGGTGCAGATCATCCTAATTCACTAATTACAGGAAGTAATGAACATCCATATAAATTTCAGGGAGTTGAGCTTAATGAAGATTTAGGACTTAACTTATATGAAATGGATTTTAGGCAATATGATCCCGCAATTGGTAGGTTTACTTCTACCGATCCACTAGCAGAAGAAAGAAATTGGTTAACGCCTTATAATTTTGTTCAAAATAATCCTATTTTAAGGATTGATCCAAGTGGATTGTTAGATGATTATGGAATTGATCAGCAAGGGAATATCTCTCTACTTCAAAAAACAGATGACAATACAGATACTCTTTATGCAACAACAACTAATGAAAACGGAGAAACGGTTAAAGATGAAAGTAAAGGCTCGGTTACAGTAGGTAAGGAATCAGATGGCAGTAGTATAGTTTCTGATCTGGCAAACAATATGACTACTGAACAATATGATGATTATGGGATAACTAAAGAAAGAAGCGTGAGTATTGCTGTTACAGATGAAAAGAATAAAAACGATGTTTTTAAAGTTTTTAAGTTTGCAGCAGATAACTCAAATGTAGAATGGAGTGTCGGTAAAATTAATTATCAAGGTTTAGGTACTAACTATCAAATAGGAACTTATCACGAGAGACATTTATCACCAGGAATTCGAAACTCAAAAATAGGGAGTCCTTTGGGATTACTTCATTCACATCCTAATCAATTAACAAATAGTGAGAGAAATGAAAGTTTAGGAGGAGACACATCTGTTTCTACAAACTTTCTAAGAAGATACGGTGCAAATAAACCTTATTTAATATACTTTCCTAGTACTCAAAATACCACTAGATTATTACTGCCAAGAGAGGATTTTCTCATTGGGTCAACAGTAAGAAAGAGAAATAATCAAAAAATAAAATTTTAA